The proteins below are encoded in one region of Halocatena salina:
- a CDS encoding helix-hairpin-helix domain-containing protein has translation MNLLDKIKSILNMGNEESKPADTTATSDVSSYESNSSDPSGNGTVDKKSDAEPTGAPSETDSTRVPNVEKAETDTDISANHTDDGETEAATAVEAESKTKDTEPETDSTQPETDNNEPETEDTEPQTDDGGSPSETNGASTAEVVESEPVDVIKGVGTTYAERLGEAGIETVDELAAADPEAIAGETDISAKRIERWVGRAEHR, from the coding sequence ATGAACCTGCTCGATAAGATCAAATCGATTCTCAATATGGGAAACGAAGAATCGAAACCCGCGGACACAACTGCTACGTCCGACGTTTCATCGTACGAATCGAACAGTTCCGACCCTAGTGGTAACGGGACAGTTGACAAGAAATCCGACGCCGAACCGACCGGCGCTCCATCCGAAACCGACTCCACGAGGGTTCCCAACGTGGAAAAAGCCGAGACAGACACGGACATCTCCGCGAACCACACGGACGACGGTGAAACGGAGGCGGCCACAGCTGTCGAAGCTGAATCGAAAACGAAGGACACTGAACCAGAAACGGATAGCACCCAGCCAGAAACGGATAACAACGAACCGGAAACTGAGGATACTGAACCGCAAACCGACGACGGCGGATCACCCTCGGAAACCAATGGAGCCTCGACCGCCGAAGTGGTCGAGTCCGAACCGGTCGATGTGATCAAGGGCGTGGGAACCACGTACGCCGAACGATTGGGTGAAGCGGGGATCGAGACGGTAGACGAACTTGCGGCGGCCGATCCGGAGGCGATCGCCGGCGAGACCGACATCTCCGCCAAGCGGATCGAGCGCTGGGTGGGTCGCGCAGAGCATCGGTAA
- a CDS encoding shikimate dehydrogenase: MNVFGLIGNPVGHSLSPPMHERAYETLGMDARYVTFEPDPDALERAIRGAQALGIEGFNVTIPFKQDVLSVVDPDPLAARIGAVNTIDLTTNTGYNTDAVGAVRALRAHDVTLSGTAVVVGAGGAGRAVAFGLADAGMAVRIANRTAERAHELARAVPDASGHDLSSLPELLSDADVLVNATSVGMDEDATPVPAAALHSDLAVLDAVYTPLETRLLREAAAIGATTIDGGWMLLYQGAAAFEHWTGHDAPIDAMNDALRSEL, encoded by the coding sequence ATGAACGTCTTCGGACTCATCGGCAACCCGGTTGGCCATTCACTGTCGCCGCCCATGCACGAGCGCGCCTACGAGACCCTCGGAATGGACGCGCGATACGTCACGTTCGAACCCGACCCGGACGCGCTCGAACGCGCGATTAGGGGGGCGCAAGCGCTGGGTATCGAGGGGTTCAACGTCACGATCCCGTTCAAACAGGACGTGCTCTCGGTCGTCGACCCCGATCCCCTCGCTGCCCGCATCGGAGCGGTCAACACGATCGATCTCACCACTAACACCGGTTACAACACCGACGCCGTGGGAGCAGTCCGGGCGTTACGTGCTCACGACGTGACGTTGTCCGGGACGGCTGTCGTCGTCGGTGCGGGCGGGGCCGGGCGTGCCGTCGCGTTCGGTCTCGCGGATGCGGGTATGGCCGTACGAATAGCCAACCGAACAGCCGAACGGGCACACGAACTCGCCCGAGCGGTGCCGGACGCCTCGGGCCACGATCTCAGCTCGCTGCCGGAGCTGCTTTCCGACGCCGACGTGCTCGTTAACGCCACGAGCGTCGGGATGGACGAAGACGCCACACCGGTCCCAGCGGCGGCACTCCACTCGGATCTCGCGGTACTGGATGCGGTGTACACGCCGCTCGAAACGCGGCTTCTCAGAGAGGCAGCCGCTATCGGCGCGACGACTATCGACGGCGGATGGATGTTGCTTTATCAGGGTGCGGCGGCGTTCGAACACTGGACCGGCCACGACGCACCGATCGATGCCATGAACGACGCACTCCGATCAGAGTTGTAG